CTCCCGACTGTTGGCCGGCGCTGCCAGCGGCTGGCTGCTGGCTGTCGGCTTCGGACGCTGGCTGCTGGTCGTCGGCGTCGCCGAACTGGACTGTCGCGTCGTCGCTCGGCGTCGTCACCTCGATGTTGTCGCCGGTGTCGTCACCCGCGTCGTCGCCGCGGTCGACCGGCTGCTGGCAGGTGGGACAGAACTCCTGCCCGTCGTACCGGAAGATGGGGTCGCCGCAGTTGTTGCAGTGGGCGTTGGTCATCGTCGCGCCTTTCAGCAGGAGGTCGCTCATCTGCTCGGTGGCCTCGCGATCGGACTGTGCGTCGCCGTACTTCTCGCGGAGTTTCTCCCGTTCGGCCTCTTTGTCGAAGTCGCTCATACCCGTAGGGAGGCCACCGAGGAGAAAAGGGCTTGTGGGAGCCACTCGACGCGACCGGTCGACCATAGCGGTGAATGGTCGACGCGTGTCCGACACGCTTTTCGTCCAGCCGTCCGGTGGTACTAGGTGTCATGACAAAGGTAACCGTGGTCGGCGCAGCCGGAACGGTCGGTGCCGCAGCAGGGTACAACATCGCGTTGCGCGACATCGCGGACGAACTCGTCTACGTCGACATCCCGGACCAGGAAGACGTGACGATCGGACAGGCCGCCGACACCAATCACGGGGTCGCCTACGACTCGAACACGACGATTCGACAGGGCACCTACGAGGACACCGCCGGCTCCGACGTGGTCGTCATCACGGCGGGGATTCCACGCCAGCCCGGCCAGACCCGGATCGATCTCGCCGGGGACAACGCGCCGATCATGGACGACATCGGCTCGTCGCTGGCCGAGCACAACGACGACTTCGTGACGATCACCACCTCGAACCCGGTGGACCTGCTCAACCGTCACCTCTACGAGACGGGCGATCGCGCCCGCGAGACGGTGATCGGCTTCGGCGGTCGGCTGGACTCGGCCCGGTTCCGGTACGTACTGGCCGAACGCTTCGACACGGCGGTCCAGAACGTCGAGGCGACGATCCTCGGGGAGCACGGCGACGCACAGGTGCCGGTCTTCTCGAAGGTCCGCATCGACGGCGAGGACCCGGACTTTTCCGACGACGAGAAAGAGGAGATTCTGAACGAGCTCCAGGAGAGCGCCATGGACGTCATCGAGCGCAAAGGCGCGACCGAGTGGGGGCCGGCGACGGGCGTCGGCCACATGGTCGAGGCCGTCCTGCGCGACACGGGCGAAGTACTCCCCGGTTCGGTGGTCCTCGACGGCGAGTTCGGCCACGAGGGCACCGCTTTCGGCGTCCCGGTCAAGCTCGGCTCCGACGGCGTCGAGGAGGTCGTCGAGTGGGACCTGGACGACTACGAGCGGGAACTGATGGACGAGGCGAGCGAGAAACTGGCCGAGCAGTACGACAAGATCGAGTGATACAGCCAGCTGTCCGTCTGTAAATCATCTCGCGACCCCCTGGCGTCGCGAACATCTCGAAGCAGTAACAGCCGACAGTGTGAGTCTCGATCTGACAGCGCCGGAAACATCGACGACGACCGAGCTACCGTCACGCGCTCTCGATACGATCCCGTCGTCCCACAGCGTCGATATTACGCGTGATCACCGCGGTACTCCGACTCCGACGGGAGCCACGTGCCCGATTCGTCATCGAGCAGTTCTTCCGAAACGTCCTCGCCGAGGAGTGACGCCCACTCCTCGAGGTGTGAGCGATCAGGCTGGAGCATGGTCTCAGCGGGTACAACTCTGTCGGAATATATAATGATTGTGCCGGTCGTCGAGAACTGGGAAACTGTCGGCGCGGTGACCCGCGACGGTCCCCTGTGGCGTGCGGCGGCGGCGGCCTCTTCGAAGGGCGACGACACACCCCCGTCGCACGGCCGGTTCGTCCTACAGGAGCGGATCGTGAGAGACGTACGGAGCCACGTCGCGGACGAGGAACTCACCGAAGCCGACGACGACGAGCGCGCCGAGGATGTACGCGTGGACGATGGGGTTCGAGTACAGTGCGATGAACGGCTCCATGCTTCCACGGTCGACGAACGCGAACCACGTCAGGAACCCGCTGATCGGTAGCGGTGACACGATTCGATAGCGGACCAGCAGATATCCGGGGACTGCCCCCAGAAGAAACGGGCCGAGAAAAACGATCGGTGCCGTGAGGACGAGTACTATGCCGCCGTCCGAGAACATCTGCGGGTCGATGTTCCAGTGTGCCAAGAGGAGAACGGCGACGTTAACGATACCCAGTACGGCGCTCGGGACGGTGTATTTGTTCACCCACCCTTTCACAGAATATTCAACTAGTTGAGTAGTTTTAAAACATTTGAAAGTACGTGTATCCGAAAGTCCGTCGTCGCCGCGCTCGCGTGGAGACTAGTCCC
Above is a genomic segment from Halomicrobium sp. LC1Hm containing:
- the mdh gene encoding malate dehydrogenase; translated protein: MTKVTVVGAAGTVGAAAGYNIALRDIADELVYVDIPDQEDVTIGQAADTNHGVAYDSNTTIRQGTYEDTAGSDVVVITAGIPRQPGQTRIDLAGDNAPIMDDIGSSLAEHNDDFVTITTSNPVDLLNRHLYETGDRARETVIGFGGRLDSARFRYVLAERFDTAVQNVEATILGEHGDAQVPVFSKVRIDGEDPDFSDDEKEEILNELQESAMDVIERKGATEWGPATGVGHMVEAVLRDTGEVLPGSVVLDGEFGHEGTAFGVPVKLGSDGVEEVVEWDLDDYERELMDEASEKLAEQYDKIE